Genomic segment of Methanobacterium spitsbergense:
TGTGGCTGCAGCAACATCTGATGACTTTGGGTGTGTAGTTGAAAACACTGGAGTTAACAGAGATCTTGAAGACGTAAAAAGTGAAGCAAAGTCTATGGTGCAGTATATGATGGATATTAGGGGACTCAAAATAAAGGAAATGCTAATGGCAGATGAAACCCATATAGTTAAGAAACAAGGTGCTGTTGTTGCAGCAGTTGTCTACATAGGTTAGAGCAAATACAATAGATAAAGTGGTAAATCGAAGGGATAAACATGGACAGGGACGATATCAAGTTTTGGAGTACGATCTCAAACAGAATAATGGAAGAGGCTAATGAAGTAGTTAAACCGCTTGTTGGTAATCCAAAATCGGATAAAATAGTTAAAATGGGTGCAGATGGAACTCCAACCAAGTTTATAGACCTTGTTGCTGAAGAAAAGGTTATTGAAATTTTAGAAGAGTCTAAAAGACCAGTCACATTAATAAGCGAGGAAATAGGCGAATTTAAAATAGGAAAAGGACCTTCTGAAGCAGTATTTGTAGTTGATCCTTTAGATGGCACAAGAAATGCCATAAAAAACATACCAGCATATGGTATATCCATTGCAGTTGCAGATCCAATGGGTGCATCAAAATTAGTCACAGATCCAAGCAAACTAATTATCAGTGATGTAGAAGTGGGTTTTGTAAAAAATTTTGCAACTGGAGACATTTACAGTGCAAAAAAAGGGAATGGGGCATTTCTCAATGGAATTCCAATAAAACCATCCCAAAAAACCGATGTTTCAGGTTCATCAATAGGTGCCTACATATACCGTGCAGAGATGTCCAAGATAGATAAGCTCTTAAAAACTGTTAGAAGTATGAGAATTTTAGGTTCAGTTGCAATTGAATTGTGTTATGTTGCAGATGGAACATACGATGCATTTTTAGATATTAGGGGAAATTTAAGAATAGTTGATATATCTGCTGCAAAACTTATTATTGAAGAATCAAAAGGTATTGTAACAGATGAAAACTGCCAGTCACTTGAGAGTGGATTGAATGTTCTTGACAGGACATCAATAATTGCTTCATGTAACAAATCGATTCACAAAGAAATAATAGAAATTTTGGGAGGTATCTGATGCACTTAGGAGTTGTGGCACGTCTTGATGTCGAAGAAGCAGTTGAGCTAGCAGGGAAAATAGTTGAATTTCTTTTAGAAAAAAATGTTGAAACTCTACTGGATTCTGAATTAGCATCCAAACTAAACAAATATCAAAACATTGCTTCAGACCTAAAAGACATGGATGTTGACATGGTTATAGCAGTTGGTGGAGATGGAACAGTACTCAGAACCCAAGGATTTATAAACAAGAAAAAGATTCCATTATTTGGTATTAATATGGGTGCTGTAGGTTTTTTAACCGAAATAGATCCTGATGAAACTTTAACAGCATTGGAACAGGTTCTAGATGGGAATTATTTTGTTGAAAAAAGAACCCAACTTCAGGTATGGCATAATAAAGAATTACATTCTGCACTTAATGAGGTTGTACTCATGACCCAAAAACCTGCTAAGATGCTTCACATTGAAATAAGTGTCGATGATGAGGTTGTGGAAGAACTCAGAGCAGATGGAATTATAATTGCCACTCCAAGTGGTTCGACAGCTTATTCAATGTCCGCAGGGGGACCTATAGTCGATCCCCGAGTCGGTGCATTCATAATAGTTCCTATATGTCCATTTAAGCTGGGTGCAAGACCTACGGTAGTGCCTGATGATAGTGTGATCAAGGTTAAATTTTTGCGTGAAGGTAAAAAGGCAGTTGCAGTAATAGATGGTCAATTAGAGGAAGAAATAAATTATATGGATGAAATGATCTTTAAAAAATCAGATGATAGTGCTTACTTTGTGCGGCTAACCAAAAATTTCTACAGGCGGGTTAGAGAGAAGCTTCAAGGAGACGTATAAATCCATGAAGGTTTTAGTAGTGGATATGACCCATGGGGGTGCAATAATAACATCCGAATTTTTAAAAATACCTAATTTTGAAGTTTATGCATGGGATATATACTCAACAATGGAACAAGAAACTCGTATAGAACTAGAAGAGAAAGGGTTGAAATTTGTAGGGAAGGAAGGCTTTGATGATTTAAAGTTAGACAAAAATTATTCTACAGAATCTGATTTAATATTGATTGCACCGGTTCATTGTGAATTAGAATCTGAAGTTAACATGACCCATCATCAGGCAGTTCGATTCTTACTTGAAAACAAGATAAATGTACCAGTAATTGAAGTCACTGGTGTTAAAGGAAAAACAAGTGTTGTATGGATATTAAAAGAGATATTTAAGGACTCAAATCCTTTAGTTTTAAGCAGTTTGGGTGTTGAAGTTGTTGAAGACAAAGAATGGAAGCTTTTAAAGCAGAATATAAGCATTACTCCTGCAAGTATAATTGAAGCATGGAAACTTGCAGAAGGATATGAAGTTGGGATTTGTATCTTTGAAACATCTCTTGGTGGAACAGGACTGGCAGATGTGGGAATACTTACAAATTTAGCTGAAGATTATCCTATAGCAAATAATTCAAGGGTTGCTAGTGATGCAAAGTTGCAGATATTCCAAAGTAGAATGGTTTCATGCGATTTGGATTCTTATAATACTAATTATTCTGAATTTCAAGAGAAAACAAACACATTTGATAACGGTGAGTTTAAAGTTAAAAATCCTGCAAATTTAACAGCTACACAAATAAGATTTGGGTTTGATAAAACCCACATGAGGATAGATATTGTTGATTTTAAAACACTAGGAAATAAAATTATCAATGAGTATATAGAAGTGTCCACATTTGCACCAGCGCCTATACATATTAGTAATGTACTAGCAGCAATAACTGCATCTTTAACTCTTGAAGTATCTCTAGAAAAAATAAAGAATGGCTTAAATAATTTTAATGGAGTCAAAGGAAGGACATCAACCACTGATTACAATGGAATTAGAATAATTGAAGAAATAAACCCGGGATTGAATGTCACAGCAGTAAAAAAAGCATTGTCCATGATGAAAGATATGGATGATGTATGTGTGATATTTGGAGGTAAATATGGAGTAACATGTGAAGAAATAGATGAAAAATCTGTTTCAGAAGTTTTAGATAAAATAGAAAGTGATGTACAATTAATATTAACAGATGAATTGGGAGCTAATGTTAAAAATATTTTAAATAGAAATTTCAAATATTCAAATAATTTAAATGATGCTATAACTTGTGCTGTTAAAAATACATGTTCTAATATACTCATTATCTACAGATCAAACTTTTCAGATATTAAAAAAAGGTAATAGAGAATTCAGAACTTTACATGGTAACATTTATTAGAGATTATACAAGAATCATTCACTAGGAGTTTTAATGAAATGATTTAGGATCACTATATTCAAGATCCTTTATAATTATTAATCTCAATTCGGAACTTTTAATGGAATATATTTAACCAATGACTATGGCTGAAGTTTTTCTTTACTGGAGATGATTTTTTTGAAGGTTGGCACAAGGGGGAGCAGTCTTGCAACTGTCCAAACAAAGAGTATAATTAATGCATTATCCAAAATAACACATGAAAAAATAGATATGGAGATTATCAAAACTACTGGAGATAAAATCCAAGATTCCCAACTTTACAACATTGATGCCAAGGGTATATTTACCCGTGAACTTGATAACGCAGTTTTACAAGGAGATGTGGATTTTGCAGTCCACAGCCTAAAGGATCTACCAACAGAACTTGAAGGAGACCTAGAAATAGTTGCAATCCCTCAAAGAGAATCTTCAAACGAAGTTTTGGTATCAGAGTATGAATGGGATGAACTTCCATCTGGTGCAATAGTAGGAACAAGTAGCATTAGAAGGGAAGCTTTCTGTAACTTTCATAAAAAAGATTTTAGTATAAAAACTATAAGGGGAAATATAGATACAAGAATAAAGAAAGTATTAAGTGGAGATTACGA
This window contains:
- a CDS encoding bifunctional fructose-bisphosphatase/inositol-phosphate phosphatase — translated: MDRDDIKFWSTISNRIMEEANEVVKPLVGNPKSDKIVKMGADGTPTKFIDLVAEEKVIEILEESKRPVTLISEEIGEFKIGKGPSEAVFVVDPLDGTRNAIKNIPAYGISIAVADPMGASKLVTDPSKLIISDVEVGFVKNFATGDIYSAKKGNGAFLNGIPIKPSQKTDVSGSSIGAYIYRAEMSKIDKLLKTVRSMRILGSVAIELCYVADGTYDAFLDIRGNLRIVDISAAKLIIEESKGIVTDENCQSLESGLNVLDRTSIIASCNKSIHKEIIEILGGI
- a CDS encoding NAD(+) kinase, which produces MHLGVVARLDVEEAVELAGKIVEFLLEKNVETLLDSELASKLNKYQNIASDLKDMDVDMVIAVGGDGTVLRTQGFINKKKIPLFGINMGAVGFLTEIDPDETLTALEQVLDGNYFVEKRTQLQVWHNKELHSALNEVVLMTQKPAKMLHIEISVDDEVVEELRADGIIIATPSGSTAYSMSAGGPIVDPRVGAFIIVPICPFKLGARPTVVPDDSVIKVKFLREGKKAVAVIDGQLEEEINYMDEMIFKKSDDSAYFVRLTKNFYRRVREKLQGDV
- the cfbE gene encoding coenzyme F430 synthase gives rise to the protein MKVLVVDMTHGGAIITSEFLKIPNFEVYAWDIYSTMEQETRIELEEKGLKFVGKEGFDDLKLDKNYSTESDLILIAPVHCELESEVNMTHHQAVRFLLENKINVPVIEVTGVKGKTSVVWILKEIFKDSNPLVLSSLGVEVVEDKEWKLLKQNISITPASIIEAWKLAEGYEVGICIFETSLGGTGLADVGILTNLAEDYPIANNSRVASDAKLQIFQSRMVSCDLDSYNTNYSEFQEKTNTFDNGEFKVKNPANLTATQIRFGFDKTHMRIDIVDFKTLGNKIINEYIEVSTFAPAPIHISNVLAAITASLTLEVSLEKIKNGLNNFNGVKGRTSTTDYNGIRIIEEINPGLNVTAVKKALSMMKDMDDVCVIFGGKYGVTCEEIDEKSVSEVLDKIESDVQLILTDELGANVKNILNRNFKYSNNLNDAITCAVKNTCSNILIIYRSNFSDIKKR
- the hemC gene encoding hydroxymethylbilane synthase, whose translation is MKVGTRGSSLATVQTKSIINALSKITHEKIDMEIIKTTGDKIQDSQLYNIDAKGIFTRELDNAVLQGDVDFAVHSLKDLPTELEGDLEIVAIPQRESSNEVLVSEYEWDELPSGAIVGTSSIRREAFCNFHKKDFSIKTIRGNIDTRIKKVLSGDYDATIMAEAGIKRLGLNEHIKKRFSIEYFTPAAGQGAIAVVARHDSDKRNILKNLNHLTSFQEVTAEKRVLQELGVGCQWPLGVSANIKENKLKLCAVLLTKEGKVLSRVKVEGSADEASKLGLKAAKLMMEDYI